The following coding sequences lie in one Carcharodon carcharias isolate sCarCar2 chromosome 5, sCarCar2.pri, whole genome shotgun sequence genomic window:
- the LOC121278186 gene encoding cold-inducible RNA-binding protein B-like, translating into MSEEGKLFVGGLNFETDEQSLEEVFSKYGQISEVRVIKDRDTMTSRGFGFITFENPEDARDALQAMNGKSIDGRQIRVGHAEKKSGGGRGYGGGRGGGGYGSRRRGGGGYWDSDRSSGYSGGGRYDTGDRDNYSGGYKSQGGGYGGRSYRDYD; encoded by the coding sequence ATGTCTGAAGAAGGAAAGTTGTTCGTCGGCGGCCTCAACTTCGAGACAGACGAGCAGTCCCTGGAAGAGGTTTTCTCCAAGTACGGGCAGAtctctgaggtgagagtgattaagGACAGAGACACCATGACGTCCCGCGGTTTCGGCTTCATCACTTTCGAGAACCCGGAGGACGCCAGGGACGCGCTGCAGGCGATGAACGGAAAATCCATCGACGGGCGGCAGATCCGAGTGGGTCACGCCGAGAAAAAGTCGGGAGGTGGCCGCGGGTATGGTGGAGGCCGAGGCGGTGGCGGCTACGGTAGCCGCAGGAGAGGAGGCGGCGGCTACTGGGATAGTGACAGGAGCAGCGGCTATAGCGGTGGAGGCCGGTACGATACGGGAGACCGGGACAACTATTCGGGTGGGTACAAGAGCCAAGGTGGTGGTTATGGAGGCCGCTCATACAGGGACTATGACTGA